In Brevibacillus brevis NBRC 100599, a single genomic region encodes these proteins:
- the pduL gene encoding phosphate propanoyltransferase, whose protein sequence is MAVITEASLRAMHKSGIPNPFLVEKGDKITPAAADFLKGRGIQVKQVDQNQQPSTNQAAEAVREIPLGVSNRHIHLSQADVEKLFGAGHQLTPMRDLSQPGQFACQETVTIVGPKGSIHGVRVLGPARGATQVEISRTDGFAVGVQAPVRMSGDIEGTPGMVLVTAKGTVVMDKGVIVAKSHVHMSPADAEQYQVKDGDTLILATQSDRPIIYPDVVVRVHPQFALDFHVDTDEGNAANLKTGDRVKVIGKNGQFYSG, encoded by the coding sequence ATGGCAGTGATTACAGAAGCATCCTTGAGAGCCATGCATAAGTCAGGCATTCCAAACCCCTTTCTCGTTGAGAAAGGGGATAAAATAACACCAGCAGCGGCAGATTTCTTGAAAGGAAGAGGGATTCAAGTGAAACAAGTTGATCAGAACCAGCAGCCTTCCACCAATCAAGCTGCCGAGGCAGTGCGAGAAATTCCTTTGGGCGTATCTAACCGTCACATTCATTTGTCGCAAGCAGATGTCGAGAAGCTTTTCGGAGCCGGACATCAATTGACGCCAATGCGTGATTTGTCGCAACCGGGCCAGTTTGCTTGCCAGGAAACAGTCACCATCGTGGGACCAAAAGGCAGCATCCACGGGGTTCGCGTTTTGGGACCAGCTCGTGGCGCGACACAAGTGGAAATTTCCAGAACAGACGGCTTTGCAGTAGGTGTTCAAGCCCCTGTGCGTATGTCTGGAGATATTGAAGGTACACCAGGTATGGTACTTGTAACGGCAAAAGGGACAGTAGTAATGGACAAAGGCGTAATCGTTGCGAAGAGCCACGTTCATATGTCTCCAGCAGATGCCGAGCAATATCAAGTGAAGGATGGCGATACGCTGATTCTGGCGACGCAAAGCGATCGTCCTATCATCTATCCAGATGTAGTCGTTCGTGTACATCCGCAGTTTGCACTTGATTTCCACGTGGATACGGATGAAGGAAATGCCGCTAATTTGAAAACGGGCGACCGGGTAAAAGTGATCGGCAAGAACGGGCAATTTTACTCCGGCTAA
- the eutL gene encoding ethanolamine utilization microcompartment protein EutL, with the protein MEKPIRATPLAIRLIPNVDPQFAEKLNLPSHIRSLGLLTSTIDDVGYTAIDEATKSAAVEVVYAKSFYAGSGHASGPLSGEFIGMIGGATPSEVQSGLDAAVAFMESGACFYSLNDEGTHAYYAHVVSRTGSYLSQLAGIREGEPLAYLIAPPLEAMYGIDAALKAADVEMVQFFGPPTETNFGGALLTGSQSACTAAAEAFADAVRSVAQQPVKR; encoded by the coding sequence ATGGAAAAACCAATTCGAGCGACGCCGCTTGCGATCCGACTGATTCCCAATGTCGATCCTCAATTTGCGGAGAAGCTGAACCTGCCTTCTCATATCCGAAGTCTGGGGCTTTTGACCTCAACGATTGACGATGTGGGGTATACAGCCATTGACGAAGCGACCAAAAGTGCAGCGGTAGAAGTTGTGTATGCCAAGTCGTTTTATGCAGGCTCAGGCCATGCGTCTGGACCGTTGTCCGGCGAGTTCATCGGGATGATCGGAGGCGCGACGCCATCGGAGGTGCAGAGCGGACTGGATGCAGCCGTTGCATTTATGGAGAGCGGAGCATGCTTTTACTCTTTGAATGATGAAGGGACGCATGCGTATTACGCCCATGTTGTGTCGCGGACGGGCAGCTATTTGTCCCAACTGGCGGGTATCAGAGAAGGTGAACCGCTTGCCTACTTGATCGCACCACCGCTGGAAGCCATGTATGGTATTGATGCCGCCCTCAAGGCTGCAGATGTAGAAATGGTTCAATTTTTTGGTCCACCAACAGAAACGAACTTTGGGGGAGCGCTACTCACTGGCAGCCAGTCGGCATGCACGGCAGCCGCCGAAGCTTTTGCCGATGCCGTAAGAAGTGTCGCCCAACAGCCTGTCAAACGATAA
- a CDS encoding sulfatase-like hydrolase/transferase produces MSRKWLRRRPNILFIIVDQERFPPVYEEPAIREWREDTLHAHAFLREHGLEFKRHYVGSTACCPSRATLFTGQYPSLHGVTQTSGAAKRSADSDMFWLDCNTVPTMGNYFRQAGYRCFYKGKWHFSDADIWVPGTHVPTPSYTLGTGVPDPDKERLYLLADRLDGYGFSSWIGPEPHGIAPHNSGSSAAIGVNGRDVVYSSEVIELLHALDQEKGSAESYHPWLIVASFVNPHDIAIYGDISASSPFFRFHVDKSVPTVAPPPTQYESLATKPRCQTSYQEVYPQAFQPISDQAHYRRLYYQLQKNADREVMRVLEALVASSFYPETLVVFTSDHGELLGAHGKLYQKWYCAYEEAIHIPLIIHNPLLFPLATSTELLTSHVDILPTLLGMAGADTDRLRDELTYTHSEVRPLVGRDLTPIILTHETDTIPSVPIYFMTDDDVTKGQHQVNVQHQPYDSVIPPNRIETVIACMNSAGHSALWKYSRYFAGDVYNPTMTDYELYNLTTDPLETRNMVIPLYKNTHSERVRLKMELLLEEQRAQKRLTPFSPPFAQLLST; encoded by the coding sequence ATGTCGAGAAAATGGTTGAGGAGACGACCGAATATCTTATTCATCATTGTGGATCAGGAACGATTTCCCCCTGTTTATGAAGAGCCTGCGATACGTGAATGGAGGGAGGATACACTCCACGCCCATGCTTTTTTGCGAGAGCATGGGTTGGAATTCAAGCGTCATTACGTTGGCTCCACTGCCTGTTGCCCTAGCAGAGCTACCTTATTCACTGGTCAGTATCCCTCTTTGCACGGCGTCACCCAAACCAGCGGCGCTGCTAAACGCTCTGCCGACAGCGACATGTTCTGGCTCGATTGCAATACTGTCCCGACGATGGGAAATTATTTTCGCCAAGCGGGCTATCGTTGTTTCTATAAAGGCAAGTGGCATTTTTCCGATGCCGACATTTGGGTACCGGGTACCCATGTTCCTACCCCTAGCTATACCCTTGGAACAGGGGTCCCTGATCCCGATAAGGAACGCTTATACTTGCTTGCCGATCGGCTGGACGGCTATGGCTTCTCCAGTTGGATTGGTCCCGAACCGCACGGAATAGCGCCGCATAACTCCGGTTCGTCCGCAGCCATCGGAGTAAATGGTCGTGATGTGGTGTACAGCAGTGAAGTTATCGAGCTGCTCCATGCCCTAGATCAGGAGAAAGGCTCCGCGGAAAGCTACCACCCTTGGCTGATCGTGGCGTCTTTCGTCAATCCACATGATATCGCCATCTATGGGGATATCTCTGCGAGCTCACCGTTTTTTCGCTTCCATGTGGATAAGTCCGTTCCCACAGTTGCCCCGCCCCCTACTCAGTACGAATCACTTGCGACAAAGCCGCGCTGCCAAACCAGTTATCAAGAGGTATATCCACAAGCGTTCCAACCCATTTCGGACCAAGCCCATTATCGACGACTGTACTATCAACTCCAAAAAAACGCCGATCGGGAAGTGATGCGTGTCCTTGAAGCACTCGTCGCCAGCTCGTTTTATCCCGAGACACTGGTCGTATTCACATCCGATCACGGTGAATTGTTGGGTGCTCACGGCAAGCTGTATCAAAAATGGTACTGTGCCTATGAAGAGGCGATTCACATTCCCCTCATTATCCACAACCCGCTCCTTTTTCCACTCGCGACCTCCACAGAGCTGTTAACCAGTCATGTGGATATTCTTCCGACACTACTCGGGATGGCTGGAGCAGACACAGACAGGCTTCGTGACGAGCTGACCTATACACATAGCGAGGTACGCCCTCTAGTTGGTCGTGATCTTACTCCCATCATCTTGACCCACGAAACGGACACTATCCCCAGCGTGCCGATCTACTTCATGACGGACGACGATGTGACAAAAGGACAGCATCAGGTGAACGTACAACACCAACCCTATGACTCTGTCATTCCTCCGAATCGGATAGAAACCGTCATCGCCTGCATGAATTCTGCCGGGCACAGCGCTTTATGGAAATACTCCCGCTATTTTGCCGGGGATGTATACAACCCTACGATGACTGATTACGAATTGTACAATCTCACGACCGATCCTTTGGAAACACGGAATATGGTTATTCCCCTCTACAAAAACACACACTCGGAGCGCGTCCGCCTGAAGATGGAGCTGCTTTTAGAAGAACAGCGAGCCCAAAAACGGCTGACCCCCTTTTCGCCGCCTTTCGCACAACTACTATCGACGTAA
- a CDS encoding sensor histidine kinase — protein MFTKRFSAKRTAVPLLRYWTWRYALILSVILFGIGFFGIYWINKAATEQQFQVLEARTELLADSYTKVLLAKDTSTSSVKIEDLAQTTVGISSQAVTAVTGPASPAIPDTATPAATTAMIAFRVMPTVPSDHVVQIYDDAGKTFKKEMVNQTMTATIAQLPTPAQPVDKTKEIREVVATKGATWLRVGVPYYEHNTVAGTYYVSTPLNNDLVHTYITIMVSIGIITLCGWAIVYVLSRSLTQPLRQLAIAAEQISSGNYTPSLPNSSKIKEAEISQLVHSFDEMAKRLGQLERMRTDLLAGVSHELRTPVTSIRGMIQAVKDGVVKGADADEFMQISMDEAKRLQTMVNDLLDFSSMEAGEVFAEKQSIQIDSTLDQIVAQVQALPSFANVSVTVNPTGQDTVWIGDESHVKQILLNLLGNSAAANATQINIGVHNPSDFLSIDITDNGKGIPESEVPFIFERYYRGDSKRKKKQGLGLGLTISRLLAKTHGGNVELVQTSPEGTTFRLTLAHPDSSA, from the coding sequence GTGTTTACTAAACGATTCTCTGCCAAAAGGACTGCCGTGCCTCTCTTGCGCTACTGGACGTGGCGCTATGCCTTGATTTTATCGGTCATTCTTTTTGGCATTGGCTTTTTTGGCATCTATTGGATTAACAAAGCAGCTACAGAACAGCAGTTTCAAGTATTGGAAGCAAGAACAGAGTTGCTCGCTGATTCGTATACCAAGGTGTTGCTTGCCAAGGACACCTCGACTTCTTCTGTAAAGATAGAGGATTTAGCACAAACAACTGTTGGTATCTCCAGTCAGGCTGTCACTGCTGTGACTGGCCCTGCGTCTCCGGCTATTCCTGACACCGCAACACCCGCAGCCACTACCGCCATGATCGCATTTCGAGTCATGCCAACTGTTCCAAGCGATCACGTGGTACAGATTTACGATGATGCAGGCAAGACGTTCAAGAAGGAAATGGTGAATCAGACGATGACCGCTACCATTGCGCAGTTGCCTACTCCTGCCCAACCGGTGGACAAAACGAAAGAAATACGGGAGGTTGTTGCCACAAAGGGAGCTACCTGGCTGCGTGTGGGTGTCCCTTACTATGAACACAATACAGTCGCAGGCACCTATTACGTCAGTACCCCCCTTAACAATGATTTGGTTCACACTTATATCACGATCATGGTTTCCATCGGAATCATCACTTTGTGCGGTTGGGCCATCGTCTATGTCCTGTCTCGCTCGTTAACACAGCCCCTGCGGCAGTTGGCAATAGCGGCAGAGCAAATATCCAGCGGAAATTATACGCCTTCCTTGCCCAATTCCTCCAAAATCAAAGAAGCAGAAATCAGTCAGCTGGTTCATTCCTTTGACGAAATGGCGAAACGGCTTGGACAATTAGAGCGGATGCGCACCGACCTTTTGGCTGGTGTGTCCCATGAGCTACGTACCCCTGTCACCTCGATCCGCGGGATGATTCAAGCGGTCAAAGACGGCGTAGTGAAAGGTGCAGATGCGGATGAATTCATGCAAATCAGCATGGACGAAGCCAAGCGACTCCAGACAATGGTCAATGACCTGCTCGATTTTTCCTCCATGGAAGCAGGTGAGGTATTCGCCGAGAAGCAGTCCATACAGATCGACAGCACATTGGATCAAATAGTCGCACAGGTGCAAGCCTTGCCCTCATTTGCCAACGTATCTGTGACAGTTAATCCGACTGGACAAGATACTGTATGGATCGGTGATGAATCACATGTCAAACAAATTTTGCTCAATTTATTGGGGAACAGTGCTGCCGCAAATGCAACGCAAATCAACATCGGCGTCCATAATCCGAGTGACTTCCTCTCCATCGATATAACCGACAATGGAAAGGGAATTCCTGAGTCAGAGGTTCCCTTCATTTTCGAACGGTACTATCGCGGAGATAGCAAACGGAAAAAGAAGCAAGGCCTGGGGCTGGGCTTGACGATCTCCCGCCTATTGGCAAAAACACACGGCGGCAATGTCGAATTGGTTCAGACATCTCCAGAAGGAACAACCTTTCGACTTACACTCGCCCATCCAGACTCGTCCGCATGA
- a CDS encoding BMC domain-containing protein, giving the protein MRATSYSLGMIETLGLPALIAAADAAAKAADVKVVSYEGADAGIVTVYVIGDVSSVQAAVDAGADAARRVGRLLHSHVIPRPDENVPKMLKNLLKPEAKEEAKAEPAEVPATKLQDQSINDLRKMARSYADFPLTTNEINMAKKEDLIRLLEEKQGGGDKA; this is encoded by the coding sequence ATGCGCGCTACGTCATATTCACTCGGCATGATCGAGACATTGGGCTTGCCTGCTCTCATCGCTGCCGCAGACGCTGCTGCCAAAGCAGCTGACGTCAAAGTTGTCTCTTATGAAGGCGCGGACGCAGGAATCGTTACCGTGTATGTAATCGGAGATGTCTCGTCCGTACAGGCAGCAGTAGATGCTGGCGCTGACGCTGCGAGACGTGTCGGAAGATTGCTACACTCACACGTGATTCCACGTCCTGACGAAAATGTACCCAAAATGCTTAAAAACCTGCTGAAACCGGAAGCAAAAGAAGAGGCTAAGGCAGAGCCGGCCGAAGTGCCAGCGACCAAATTGCAAGATCAGTCTATCAATGATCTGCGCAAAATGGCTCGTTCGTATGCGGACTTCCCGCTGACAACGAACGAAATCAACATGGCGAAGAAAGAAGATCTCATTCGTCTGTTGGAAGAGAAACAAGGCGGAGGTGACAAAGCCTAA
- the eutM gene encoding ethanolamine utilization microcompartment protein EutM, giving the protein MAGEMSALGMVETKGLVGAVEAADAMVKAANVKLIGKVHVGGGLVTVMVRGDVGAVKASTDAGAAAAEKVGELVSIHVIPRPHGDIELILPKLEG; this is encoded by the coding sequence ATGGCTGGAGAAATGTCCGCATTGGGAATGGTAGAAACAAAAGGTTTGGTAGGAGCAGTTGAAGCTGCTGACGCAATGGTAAAAGCAGCGAACGTAAAACTGATCGGTAAAGTACACGTAGGTGGCGGTCTCGTGACGGTTATGGTACGTGGTGACGTAGGTGCAGTAAAAGCTTCCACAGACGCAGGTGCCGCTGCTGCTGAAAAAGTAGGAGAGCTCGTATCTATTCACGTTATCCCACGCCCTCATGGAGACATTGAACTGATTCTGCCTAAACTCGAAGGGTAA
- a CDS encoding HPr family phosphocarrier protein: MVEKKIVVQLAHGLHARPAANFVKVATSFSSEIKIIKNEKNVNGKSIMGIMAAAIGKGEEITLITDGVDEQEAMAALEKALTEQE, from the coding sequence ATGGTAGAGAAAAAAATAGTGGTTCAATTGGCGCACGGCCTGCATGCACGTCCTGCTGCGAACTTTGTGAAGGTGGCCACGTCTTTTTCCAGTGAAATTAAAATCATCAAAAATGAGAAAAATGTAAATGGCAAGAGCATCATGGGCATTATGGCAGCAGCGATTGGAAAAGGCGAAGAAATTACTCTGATCACCGATGGTGTCGATGAACAAGAAGCGATGGCAGCATTGGAAAAAGCATTGACCGAACAGGAATAG
- a CDS encoding LysR family transcriptional regulator: MDQHLLVFVTVADRQNFSRAAEELHMTQPAVSQYIHALERTIGTKLLERSNKYVRLNKAGEIVYHHAREILGLYTRMQSLVDDLMNTPSGHLTIGASYTYGEYVLPHVIARLRQYYPMITPTITIHNSTVIAELVAKRQLDVGIVEGEYVDEKMCVEPFADDRMYLIASPEHRLAGQSEVSIDELMKETWIVREEGSGTREAAEKMFRQLQFTPHKRMEFGSTQVIKESVEAGLGISLLSYWAIRKERKLGTLCTLKVTGTPVTRDFSLVTKSEEFHTKALDIFMDLIRTHVPEGAHT; the protein is encoded by the coding sequence TTGGATCAGCATTTGCTTGTGTTCGTGACCGTTGCAGACAGACAAAACTTTTCCCGAGCTGCAGAAGAGCTCCACATGACGCAGCCTGCCGTTAGTCAGTATATTCATGCGCTCGAGCGCACGATAGGGACAAAGCTCCTGGAGCGAAGCAACAAATATGTTCGCTTGAATAAAGCCGGGGAAATTGTCTATCATCACGCTCGGGAGATCTTGGGCTTGTATACGCGGATGCAGAGCCTTGTGGATGATTTGATGAATACACCGAGCGGGCATTTGACGATTGGCGCCAGCTACACGTATGGAGAGTATGTGCTGCCTCACGTCATTGCCCGTCTTCGTCAGTATTACCCAATGATTACCCCCACGATTACGATCCACAATTCCACCGTCATTGCTGAACTGGTGGCGAAGCGACAACTCGACGTCGGGATTGTTGAGGGCGAGTATGTGGACGAAAAAATGTGCGTAGAGCCGTTTGCTGATGATCGTATGTATTTGATTGCTTCCCCAGAGCATCGATTGGCCGGGCAGTCGGAGGTCAGTATTGACGAGCTGATGAAGGAAACGTGGATTGTACGGGAAGAAGGGTCAGGCACGAGGGAAGCGGCTGAAAAAATGTTTCGCCAACTGCAATTCACACCGCACAAGCGAATGGAGTTCGGCAGTACACAGGTGATCAAGGAGTCAGTGGAGGCTGGCTTGGGAATCAGCCTGCTTTCTTATTGGGCCATTCGCAAAGAACGCAAGCTTGGCACGCTCTGTACATTGAAGGTGACGGGGACACCGGTTACCCGTGATTTTTCGCTCGTCACGAAGTCTGAAGAGTTTCATACCAAAGCATTGGACATTTTCATGGATCTCATCCGCACGCATGTGCCGGAGGGGGCCCATACGTAA
- a CDS encoding EutN/CcmL family microcompartment protein: MFLGKVIGSVWATQKEAGMENLKLMVVQPIDWRGEEGGQTVIAADRIGAGIGEQVIVSRGTPARILFSGTSVPIDAIIVGIVDSFEVPGAAGREE; this comes from the coding sequence ATGTTTTTGGGAAAAGTGATCGGCAGCGTCTGGGCCACGCAAAAAGAAGCAGGTATGGAAAATCTCAAGCTCATGGTGGTTCAGCCGATTGATTGGCGTGGCGAAGAAGGCGGACAAACCGTTATCGCAGCGGATAGGATCGGTGCGGGAATCGGGGAGCAGGTTATCGTCTCTCGTGGGACGCCTGCCCGAATCCTTTTCTCTGGCACCAGTGTGCCGATCGATGCGATCATCGTAGGCATCGTGGATTCGTTTGAGGTGCCGGGTGCCGCAGGAAGAGAGGAATAG
- a CDS encoding acetaldehyde dehydrogenase (acetylating) has product MTLDADLYSIQEVRTYLAQAKEAQAKFATYSQEQVDRIIEALSKAGVEHADRLAAMAVEETGFGNIADKRMKNLFAAQDVYASVKDVKTVGIIRKDEENKVWEVAQPFGIVAGIVPSTNPTSTVIYKSMVSLKARNAIVFSPHPSAAKCTLEAARLMAQAAVAAGAPEGLIHCVTKPTLPATNELMKHKLTNLILATGGTPMVRAAYSSGKPAYGVGPGNVPVYIHHSADFAAAAKRIVQSKTFDYGTICASEQALVVEESTKHQLIAALKREGAYFLNEQEKEKVAAIVTINGSLNAKIVGRSPHVIAQMAGITIPSDTRVLIAEENNVGKAYPMSVEKLAPVLALYTVHGDSEAFARCRELLEHGGLGHTAGIHAQDENVIAAYGQAMPASRIPVNTGTTFGGIGATTGVQPAFTLGCGSLGGNITSDNIGAKHMFNIKRVAFGIKEMPQSTPAPQAPATQAEEAVLQAVSSMNVGLSRDEIKNIIKSVLTEMTS; this is encoded by the coding sequence ATGACACTCGACGCTGATCTGTATTCCATACAGGAAGTGCGTACCTATCTCGCACAAGCGAAGGAAGCACAGGCCAAGTTCGCTACTTACAGCCAAGAACAAGTCGATAGAATCATCGAAGCCCTGTCCAAAGCAGGCGTGGAGCATGCAGATCGACTCGCAGCTATGGCTGTAGAAGAAACAGGCTTTGGTAACATCGCGGACAAACGGATGAAAAACCTGTTTGCTGCTCAAGATGTGTACGCATCTGTGAAAGATGTAAAAACGGTTGGCATCATCCGTAAGGACGAAGAAAACAAGGTATGGGAAGTGGCGCAGCCATTCGGTATCGTAGCCGGTATCGTGCCTTCTACCAATCCGACGTCCACGGTTATCTATAAATCGATGGTCTCCCTCAAGGCGAGAAATGCGATTGTCTTCAGCCCGCATCCGTCGGCAGCCAAGTGCACGCTGGAAGCAGCGCGACTGATGGCACAGGCGGCAGTAGCGGCTGGAGCACCAGAAGGCTTGATTCATTGCGTTACCAAGCCTACGCTTCCAGCGACAAACGAGCTGATGAAGCACAAGCTGACCAATTTGATTCTCGCGACTGGCGGAACGCCGATGGTACGCGCGGCATATAGCTCCGGCAAGCCTGCTTACGGTGTGGGACCTGGTAACGTTCCGGTCTACATCCACCACAGTGCAGACTTTGCTGCTGCTGCCAAGCGCATCGTGCAGAGCAAAACGTTTGACTATGGTACAATCTGCGCTTCTGAGCAAGCATTGGTAGTGGAGGAATCCACCAAACACCAATTGATTGCTGCCCTGAAGCGTGAAGGCGCCTACTTCCTGAACGAGCAAGAAAAGGAAAAGGTAGCTGCCATCGTCACGATAAACGGCTCGCTAAACGCGAAAATCGTTGGCCGCTCTCCGCATGTGATCGCTCAAATGGCGGGTATTACCATCCCTTCTGATACGCGTGTCCTTATTGCGGAGGAGAACAATGTAGGTAAAGCATATCCGATGTCCGTTGAAAAACTGGCTCCGGTCCTTGCCCTCTACACTGTTCACGGCGACAGCGAAGCGTTTGCCCGTTGCCGCGAATTGCTGGAGCATGGTGGTCTTGGACATACAGCGGGTATTCACGCCCAGGATGAAAATGTCATCGCAGCGTATGGTCAAGCAATGCCAGCATCTAGAATTCCGGTCAATACAGGTACGACCTTCGGAGGAATTGGTGCAACGACTGGCGTACAACCAGCGTTCACACTTGGATGCGGCTCTTTAGGGGGCAACATCACTTCCGATAACATCGGTGCGAAGCATATGTTCAACATCAAGCGTGTTGCATTTGGTATCAAAGAAATGCCACAATCAACACCAGCACCACAAGCTCCTGCGACACAAGCGGAAGAAGCTGTTCTACAAGCTGTCTCTTCCATGAACGTTGGCTTGAGCCGTGATGAGATCAAGAACATCATCAAATCCGTGTTAACAGAAATGACGTCTTAA
- a CDS encoding YeiH family protein — protein sequence MATQIKSSVPLNESNASVQPAKNNESKPASFSLWIAGIAFTFFIALTGYGLAKIPGFQQVGPLACSILIAVAYRHFRGYPEALRSGIQFSAKRLLRLAIILYGLKLNIDVVLNQGLGLLVYDAGVIIFAIVITMLIAKWLKADSSLSLMLGVGTGVCGAAAIAAVSPIIAAKDEDTAIGVGMIALVGTLFAVAYTILRPFLPLSAVEYGMWSGISLHEIAHVALAAAPAGQDGLAIALLAKLGRVLLLVPLCFILMVWMKRSGKLQSGTKIEFPWFLIGFLAMSVFGSYVLGTSIPVSEAFHNGIANVTTFVLTMAMVGLGLNVNLRALRTKAARPLIAMSITSILLSVLSFALLV from the coding sequence ATGGCAACTCAGATCAAAAGCAGCGTGCCATTGAATGAAAGCAATGCCAGCGTACAGCCCGCAAAAAACAACGAAAGCAAACCTGCATCCTTCTCGCTGTGGATAGCTGGAATCGCTTTTACTTTTTTCATCGCCCTGACAGGCTACGGCTTAGCAAAAATACCTGGCTTTCAACAGGTCGGCCCTCTCGCCTGTTCGATCCTGATCGCGGTCGCGTACCGGCATTTTCGTGGATATCCGGAGGCATTGCGATCAGGGATTCAATTTTCCGCCAAACGTTTACTTCGTCTGGCTATTATTTTGTACGGGCTCAAGCTCAATATCGACGTCGTCTTGAATCAAGGTCTCGGACTTCTCGTCTATGACGCTGGTGTCATTATTTTTGCCATTGTGATTACGATGCTGATAGCCAAATGGTTAAAAGCAGACTCTTCCCTCTCCCTCATGCTCGGAGTCGGTACAGGTGTCTGTGGAGCAGCGGCCATTGCAGCCGTCTCCCCTATCATTGCTGCCAAGGATGAAGATACCGCTATTGGGGTAGGTATGATCGCACTCGTCGGAACCCTGTTTGCCGTTGCCTACACGATCCTCCGTCCATTCCTTCCCCTGTCCGCGGTCGAATACGGCATGTGGTCAGGAATTAGTCTGCATGAGATTGCGCATGTTGCATTGGCTGCTGCACCAGCGGGTCAAGATGGGCTAGCGATTGCCCTGCTGGCAAAATTGGGGCGTGTACTCCTGTTGGTTCCGCTCTGTTTTATCCTGATGGTTTGGATGAAACGCTCCGGGAAATTACAAAGTGGCACCAAGATCGAATTCCCTTGGTTCCTGATCGGCTTCCTCGCCATGAGTGTTTTTGGAAGCTATGTTCTTGGCACATCCATTCCTGTCTCAGAAGCGTTTCATAATGGCATCGCCAATGTCACAACCTTCGTGCTCACCATGGCAATGGTCGGGCTCGGGCTCAATGTCAATCTGCGTGCACTACGGACAAAAGCAGCGCGCCCACTGATTGCCATGAGTATTACCTCGATTCTTTTGTCAGTGCTCTCCTTTGCATTATTGGTATAA
- a CDS encoding response regulator transcription factor, translated as MKRILLIEDEMPIARLVQVYLGRAGYEVKWNEGNHEAIPTFLSWKPDLVLLDLMLPDHDGLDILDQIRQYGSCPVIIITARGTVPDKLQGLAQGADDYIAKPFDPEEVLARVQAVLRRSSYISEADTIRLGTLSIDVTAQNALIGKTPLALMPRDWQLLVFLARHPNQCFSRDQLLDQVWGMDFEGGDRSVDTAVKRLRKSLLPWPTSEGEISTIRGMGYSLRVY; from the coding sequence GTGAAACGAATTCTACTCATCGAGGATGAAATGCCGATCGCCCGACTTGTCCAGGTCTACCTGGGACGGGCGGGCTATGAGGTAAAATGGAATGAGGGTAATCACGAGGCAATCCCGACTTTTCTCTCCTGGAAACCGGATCTTGTCCTGCTTGACCTGATGCTGCCCGATCATGACGGCTTGGATATACTCGATCAGATTCGCCAATACGGCAGCTGCCCTGTCATTATCATCACGGCGCGCGGTACCGTACCAGACAAGCTCCAAGGGCTAGCACAAGGTGCAGATGATTACATCGCCAAGCCATTTGATCCAGAAGAAGTGCTCGCACGTGTACAAGCTGTGCTCCGCCGTTCCTCTTATATCTCCGAAGCAGATACGATCAGACTCGGGACACTTTCCATAGATGTTACTGCCCAAAATGCCTTGATCGGGAAAACACCCCTTGCCTTGATGCCACGAGATTGGCAGCTGCTCGTTTTCCTGGCGCGACATCCGAACCAATGCTTTAGCCGCGATCAATTACTGGATCAAGTGTGGGGAATGGATTTTGAAGGAGGGGATCGTTCTGTGGATACCGCTGTGAAACGTTTGCGTAAAAGCTTGTTGCCTTGGCCGACTTCCGAAGGGGAGATTAGCACAATCAGAGGAATGGGGTACAGCCTACGTGTTTACTAA